The following proteins are encoded in a genomic region of Verrucomicrobiota bacterium:
- a CDS encoding type II toxin-antitoxin system RelE/ParE family toxin produces MVFVELPAFTRRLFDLLDDESYLDLQIQLASRPEAGKLIPGGKGLRKVRWAAKGHGKRGGARVIYFWRTTQGQIILARLYAKNEREDLSLAELRTVIREIGL; encoded by the coding sequence GTGGTCTTTGTCGAACTGCCAGCTTTCACGCGACGGCTGTTCGATTTGCTCGATGACGAATCGTATTTGGATTTGCAGATTCAACTCGCCTCGCGCCCGGAGGCCGGAAAACTCATTCCGGGTGGCAAAGGACTCCGCAAAGTCCGCTGGGCGGCTAAGGGACATGGCAAGCGCGGCGGAGCGCGGGTGATCTACTTTTGGCGTACGACCCAGGGCCAGATCATCCTGGCTCGCCTCTACGCGAAAAACGAGCGCGAAGACCTCAGTCTGGCTGAATTGAGAACTGTTATCCGTGAGATTGGCCTATGA
- a CDS encoding 5-dehydro-4-deoxyglucarate dehydratase, whose protein sequence is MDPNQLRSKFCGVIAFPVTPFKTDLALDIEGLRKNLRHLLKHPMCAVVAAGGTGELYSLTPAEHLAVVKATVEETGGKTPVIAGVGFGQQLAVELAKQAAAAGASGILAFPPYYPNAEDEGLFEYYRAIGAATRLGLLIYSRDWANFSPAAVERLAQIPTLIAWKDGQGDIRRYQMIKQRLGDKLYWIGGAGDDLVPGYYSIGIRTYTSSIANVAPRLSFMLHERASANDASGLAKLMSDYVVPLYALRARRKGYEVSVMKAMMDVMGLAGGPVRPPLPNVRPEETQELRSMVECWKAVL, encoded by the coding sequence ATGGATCCAAACCAACTGCGTTCAAAATTCTGCGGCGTCATCGCTTTTCCCGTGACGCCTTTCAAAACAGACCTGGCGCTCGATATCGAGGGACTCCGCAAGAATCTTCGGCATTTGCTCAAGCATCCCATGTGCGCCGTGGTGGCAGCGGGAGGCACGGGTGAATTGTATTCGTTGACCCCGGCCGAGCATTTGGCCGTGGTCAAGGCGACCGTGGAGGAAACGGGTGGCAAAACGCCGGTCATCGCAGGCGTCGGGTTCGGCCAGCAACTCGCGGTCGAGTTGGCGAAGCAAGCCGCCGCCGCGGGGGCGAGCGGCATTCTGGCTTTTCCGCCTTACTATCCGAACGCGGAGGACGAGGGCTTGTTCGAGTATTACCGCGCGATTGGCGCCGCCACGCGGCTGGGCCTGCTCATTTACAGCCGGGACTGGGCGAACTTTTCTCCGGCCGCCGTCGAACGTCTCGCGCAGATTCCCACCCTGATCGCCTGGAAGGACGGCCAGGGGGACATCCGGCGCTACCAGATGATCAAACAACGCCTCGGGGACAAATTGTATTGGATCGGCGGCGCGGGGGACGATCTAGTTCCGGGCTACTACTCCATCGGCATTCGCACCTACACGTCGAGCATCGCAAACGTTGCGCCCCGGCTCTCGTTCATGCTTCACGAACGCGCGTCCGCGAATGACGCGTCCGGTTTGGCGAAATTGATGTCCGACTACGTCGTTCCGCTCTACGCCCTGCGCGCCCGCCGCAAGGGCTACGAAGTCTCGGTGATGAAGGCCATGATGGACGTGATGGGCCTTGCGGGCGGTCCAGTGCGCCCGCCGTTGCCGAATGTGCGACCGGAAGAGACCCAGGAATTACGCTCGATGGTGGAGTGCTGGAAGGCGGTGCTTTGA
- a CDS encoding HigA family addiction module antidote protein — protein MKDPALNPVHPGEILLEDFLKPMDISQYRLAKDIHVPLRRINEIALGRRGISADTALRLARYFNTTAQFWLNLQSRYELDTARLASAQAIAKTIQPVARLAEVA, from the coding sequence ATGAAAGACCCCGCTTTGAACCCGGTGCATCCAGGAGAAATCCTGTTGGAAGATTTTCTGAAGCCGATGGACATCTCACAGTACCGGCTCGCCAAGGACATCCACGTTCCCTTGCGCCGGATCAATGAAATTGCTTTAGGGCGGCGCGGCATCTCGGCGGACACCGCGTTGCGCCTGGCCCGGTATTTCAACACCACGGCGCAATTCTGGCTCAATCTGCAATCGCGCTACGAACTCGACACGGCGCGGCTCGCCAGCGCACAGGCCATCGCGAAGACGATCCAACCGGTTGCTCGACTCGCGGAAGTGGCGTGA
- a CDS encoding helix-turn-helix domain-containing protein produces MTKRLIQQIHREIAAIQSGKVAPARVWDVRPDGKGGFTRRALDPQAYRRAQESAWEKSIAATREKLGLSQPKFARLLGISVRTLHHWEQGTRTPSGAARVLLRVAARHPEVVLEAAA; encoded by the coding sequence ATGACAAAGAGACTGATTCAACAGATTCACCGTGAGATCGCCGCCATCCAGAGCGGGAAAGTCGCTCCGGCCCGCGTGTGGGACGTGCGGCCCGATGGCAAAGGCGGCTTCACACGCCGTGCGCTTGATCCCCAAGCGTACCGCCGCGCGCAAGAATCCGCTTGGGAGAAAAGCATCGCTGCCACTCGCGAAAAGCTTGGCCTCTCGCAGCCTAAGTTCGCCAGGCTGCTCGGAATCAGCGTCCGCACGCTGCACCATTGGGAGCAAGGCACGCGCACACCCAGCGGGGCCGCGCGAGTGCTGTTGCGTGTGGCGGCTCGCCATCCCGAAGTAGTGTTGGAAGCGGCAGCGTGA
- a CDS encoding glycoside hydrolase, with product MRCGKGITIGLARSSTISPPSETGRVDKRGSQSYLRGQMKIDPLRPPASVLQILAASLWFSINLAASEPQSQPLDRRVPVRGLHLSAPSKRDLPAALEFIRTALPKERVNTLILEFNYGFDFQSRPEFADPSALGREEVQQLAKACRENGIELIPGLNCLGHQSWAKRNGRLLEKHPEFDETPGKFPDNQGIYCRSYCPLHPEVHKVLFDLIDELAKACDAKSFHAGMDEVFILADPDCPRCNGKDAAELFAGEVKTLHAHLKEIGCRMWMWGDRFIDGLSTKLGKWEASENNTAPAIDRVPKDIVICDWHYEKAPETPQFFAGKGFDVVACPWRKPNVALGELTHIRAIRAGGDPASARRALGIVQTTWCGFAPFMRAYNSLASGATVEKNSASEAAQCFITLFKTVRGEEEGARPDP from the coding sequence ATGCGGTGCGGAAAAGGAATTACCATAGGGCTGGCCCGGTCATCAACCATTTCGCCGCCCTCTGAGACGGGCCGTGTTGACAAGCGAGGCAGTCAATCATATCTACGCGGACAAATGAAGATCGATCCCCTCCGTCCCCCAGCAAGCGTGCTGCAGATTCTTGCGGCAAGTCTGTGGTTCTCGATAAACCTTGCCGCCTCCGAGCCGCAGAGCCAGCCCTTGGACCGGCGCGTTCCCGTCCGCGGCCTTCACCTATCCGCGCCGTCCAAACGTGATCTGCCCGCCGCCCTGGAATTCATCCGGACTGCGCTGCCCAAAGAGCGAGTCAACACGCTCATCCTGGAGTTCAACTACGGCTTTGACTTTCAGTCGCGACCAGAGTTCGCGGATCCCTCCGCGCTCGGACGGGAGGAGGTACAACAGCTCGCAAAGGCCTGCCGGGAGAACGGGATTGAGTTGATCCCCGGCCTCAACTGCCTGGGCCATCAATCCTGGGCGAAACGCAACGGGCGGCTGTTGGAGAAACATCCCGAATTCGACGAAACCCCGGGCAAGTTCCCGGACAACCAGGGAATCTATTGCCGCAGTTACTGCCCGCTCCACCCCGAAGTTCACAAGGTGCTGTTCGACTTGATCGACGAGCTGGCCAAAGCGTGTGACGCCAAATCGTTCCACGCCGGCATGGACGAGGTATTCATCCTGGCCGATCCGGATTGCCCGCGCTGCAACGGCAAGGATGCGGCGGAGCTGTTTGCCGGCGAAGTCAAAACGCTCCACGCGCACCTCAAAGAAATCGGGTGCCGCATGTGGATGTGGGGAGACCGGTTCATCGATGGCCTGTCCACGAAGCTCGGAAAATGGGAAGCGAGCGAGAATAACACGGCTCCCGCCATCGATCGCGTTCCAAAGGACATCGTGATTTGTGACTGGCACTACGAGAAAGCGCCGGAGACGCCGCAGTTTTTCGCCGGCAAAGGCTTCGATGTCGTGGCGTGTCCGTGGCGGAAACCCAACGTGGCGCTGGGGGAACTGACGCACATCCGAGCGATCCGCGCCGGCGGCGATCCGGCCTCTGCGCGCCGCGCCCTTGGCATCGTGCAAACCACCTGGTGCGGTTTCGCGCCGTTCATGCGCGCCTACAACTCGCTCGCCTCCGGCGCCACGGTCGAGAAGAACTCGGCGTCTGAAGCCGCGCAGTGTTTCATCACACTTTTCAAAACGGTTCGAGGGGAAGAAGAAGGCGCTCGGCCTGACCCGTGA